The Desulfovibrio sp. G11 region GCAGAAACTGTTCGACACCAGGGCAGCAGCCCTGGAATGGGAGGCAGAGGAGCGGAAAGCAAGTTGGGAGGCCACGACAGATACGGCCTGCTCCCTGAAGAATTGGGCGGAAAAGTATCTGGATCATGCAGCCAAGTACGACAGGAAGACCTTCAACGAAAAGCGCCAGGCACTGAGAAAGCTGTTTGCCGCCACAATCGGCAAAGGCAAGGCAGCGCAGCTGATTGTGAATCCATTGTCTCCTGTGGCAAGCCTGACGCCGGGCAAGGTTCTTGCGGCGCTTCGGGTGCAGTTTGAAACCCGCAGCGGCAATGCCGCCAACAAGGATCGTAAAAACCTTGTGGCGGCCTGGAATTGGGGAATCAAGTATTTGGGTCTGCCCACCCCCAATCCCTGCCTTGTGGACAGATTCCCGGAAAAGCGGCATCCGCGTTATGTCCCTGCCGAGGAAGACTTCTGGAAGGTTTTTGCCCAAACGCAAGGGCAGGACAGGATTATGCTGCTTTGTTATCTCCACCTGGGAGCCAGGCGCAGTGAAATCTTCCGGCTATGCTGGGAAGATGTGGACTTCGGCAACAGTCGAATCCGCCTGTATACCAAGAAAAGGCGTGATGGTTCGCTGGAGTATGACTGGCTGCCCATGACCGGTGAACTGGCTGAAGCCCTGAACTGGTGGTGGGACAACCGCACATTCAAAGACAGTACCCATGTCTTCATCTGCGAACAAGACGGTGGATTCTGTCGGGAGCAGTACGGCAAGCCCTTCAAGGAGCGTATGCAGCTCATGAAGCGGCTTTGTGGACGGGCCAAGGTCAAGCCCTTTGGCTTTCATGCCATCCGTCACCTGACTGCCTCCATCCTGTATAAGATGGGACAGCCTGTAAGTGTGATTCAGGCCATTTTGCGGCACAAAAGCCCCAATACCACGGCAATCTATTTACGGACACTGGGGCTTGAAGAGACACGCGGGGCCTTGGAAGGTCTGGCGGCCCGTTTTGCGGGCCACGGCCTTGAACCTGATCCTGCCGGAAACGGTTCTGGAAACGGTTGCGGCAAGGTGCTTTCCTTCACCGCCAAAGGCAGTACACAGGAAAAAATGCCAGCGTCTCCCGCACCGGTGGTTGTTCGCCGCAAACGGACAGCGTGAAGGGACACAAAAACTAACCCCACCTAACCCCACTTGGGGATTTGTAGCGTTCGTAAGTGCTTGCCATAGAAGGCGTTGTGGAAGGGGAAAAGGAAGAGAGTGTTTGAGGCCGGAAACGGCAGTTCAGAAACTTCAGTTTTTTCAAACCGTTTCTGTAACCGTTTCCGCATGAAAAAAGGGTTAC contains the following coding sequences:
- a CDS encoding tyrosine-type recombinase/integrase, whose protein sequence is MASKIMKDGRVRWKGRVQKLGQIRQKLFDTRAAALEWEAEERKASWEATTDTACSLKNWAEKYLDHAAKYDRKTFNEKRQALRKLFAATIGKGKAAQLIVNPLSPVASLTPGKVLAALRVQFETRSGNAANKDRKNLVAAWNWGIKYLGLPTPNPCLVDRFPEKRHPRYVPAEEDFWKVFAQTQGQDRIMLLCYLHLGARRSEIFRLCWEDVDFGNSRIRLYTKKRRDGSLEYDWLPMTGELAEALNWWWDNRTFKDSTHVFICEQDGGFCREQYGKPFKERMQLMKRLCGRAKVKPFGFHAIRHLTASILYKMGQPVSVIQAILRHKSPNTTAIYLRTLGLEETRGALEGLAARFAGHGLEPDPAGNGSGNGCGKVLSFTAKGSTQEKMPASPAPVVVRRKRTA